In Verrucomicrobiota bacterium, the following are encoded in one genomic region:
- a CDS encoding DUF1549 domain-containing protein produces the protein MTRTLRTTAALAIAAGSASAAAPDTKSIAFFESKIRPVLADKCYQCHSTQAEKLKGKFFADTRDGLRRGGESGKPAVVPGYPDKSLLIEALRHSHEDLKMPPKEKLSDAVVADFVAWIKMGAADPREGKAPAVVLKKKAATPEEGKNFWSFKPLASVTPPMVKSTTTARTPVDQFILAKLEAAKLQMNPPIQKRKLIRRAYFDLIGLPPKPEDIEAFVNDKSPRAYETLIDRLLDSPHHGERWGRHWLDLARFGESHGYEQDYDRPFAYHYRDFVIRALNDDLPYDKFVKWQIAGDELAPDDPEAWLATGFLGAGTHATQITANQAEKERYDELDDKISTIGTAMLGLTIGCARCHDHKFDPIPTADYYRLLSTFTTTVRSDHDVDLNPAETRRLQADFDARMKPLKAAREAFEKAKLPARFDAWLDGSPALPQPAWLTLDLEKFSVSGGYYGINKSTRQEDASWVVSISAGSPDTITFTAKTALTNLTALRLEALTHSSLPNGGPGWSKDGGFNLQTLTVTAKPQKGPAQPVTLKFTRRRSPDDAQPGATPIPWQAKSKQNRDHLAVFETDKPFGFAEGTEMAFTMKFPTGFDRNLIGRLRVGVTRDAGSAADAPALVLAKDFEAAQSAFGVDAAKRSGAHKESLSRMYRTTEPEWLTLNAAVMEHLRNEPRPRMVKALVCSEGLPAIRLHTQGPDFYEKTFMLKRGDLAQKVGEARPSFLQVLMRAAENDKRWLADPPKDSRTPRRRAALAHWITDPQHGAGNLLARVIVNRLWQHHLGRGIVATPSDFGATGAAPTHPELLDWLAGELIRNGWRLKPLHKLIMMSAVYQQDTATDPKRLKSDPDNQLWWHRLPQRLEAEIIRDNVLAVSGRLDPTMFGAGTLDEGMKRRSVYFFIKRSKLIPMMVQFDAPDSLQGLGLRVNTTVAPQALYMMNNPHVRASAVDFAKKLKPLAEQSPEDAVKAAYATALGRAPSKSELADATGFIHLACT, from the coding sequence ATGACGCGCACCCTCCGCACAACCGCAGCCTTGGCCATCGCCGCGGGCAGCGCGAGCGCCGCCGCGCCCGACACGAAGAGCATCGCGTTCTTCGAGTCCAAAATCCGCCCGGTGCTCGCGGACAAGTGTTACCAGTGCCACAGCACGCAAGCCGAGAAGCTCAAGGGCAAGTTCTTCGCTGACACGCGCGACGGCCTGCGGCGCGGCGGCGAGTCCGGCAAACCCGCGGTCGTGCCGGGCTATCCCGACAAGAGCCTGCTCATCGAGGCGCTGCGGCACTCGCATGAAGACCTCAAGATGCCGCCCAAGGAGAAGTTGAGCGATGCCGTGGTCGCCGACTTCGTGGCGTGGATCAAGATGGGCGCGGCCGACCCGCGCGAGGGCAAAGCACCCGCCGTCGTCTTGAAGAAGAAGGCCGCGACGCCCGAGGAGGGCAAGAACTTCTGGTCGTTCAAGCCGCTCGCGTCCGTGACGCCGCCCATGGTGAAATCAACCACGACCGCCCGCACCCCGGTGGACCAGTTCATTCTAGCGAAGCTCGAGGCCGCGAAGCTTCAGATGAACCCGCCCATCCAGAAGCGGAAGCTCATTCGCCGCGCCTACTTCGACCTGATCGGCCTGCCGCCCAAACCCGAGGACATCGAAGCGTTCGTGAACGACAAATCCCCGCGCGCCTACGAGACGTTGATTGACCGTCTCCTTGACTCGCCTCATCACGGCGAGCGCTGGGGACGCCACTGGCTCGACCTCGCCCGCTTCGGCGAGAGCCACGGCTACGAGCAGGACTACGACCGGCCCTTCGCGTATCACTATCGCGACTTCGTGATTCGTGCGCTCAACGACGACCTGCCCTACGACAAGTTTGTGAAGTGGCAGATCGCCGGCGACGAACTCGCGCCCGACGATCCGGAGGCATGGCTCGCCACGGGCTTCCTCGGGGCCGGCACCCACGCGACGCAGATCACTGCGAACCAGGCCGAAAAGGAGCGTTACGACGAACTCGACGACAAGATTTCCACCATCGGCACCGCGATGCTCGGGCTCACGATCGGCTGCGCGCGCTGTCACGATCACAAATTCGACCCCATCCCGACGGCCGACTACTACCGGCTCCTCTCGACATTCACGACGACGGTCCGCAGCGACCACGACGTGGATTTGAACCCCGCCGAGACACGCCGCTTGCAAGCCGACTTCGACGCGAGGATGAAACCGCTCAAGGCCGCGCGCGAAGCGTTCGAGAAGGCGAAGTTGCCCGCGCGATTCGACGCGTGGCTCGACGGCTCTCCTGCCCTTCCGCAGCCCGCATGGCTCACGCTCGACCTCGAGAAATTCAGCGTCAGCGGCGGCTACTACGGCATCAACAAGTCCACACGCCAGGAGGACGCCTCGTGGGTCGTGAGCATCAGCGCGGGCTCGCCGGACACGATCACGTTCACCGCGAAGACGGCGCTCACGAATCTCACCGCGCTGCGACTGGAGGCGCTCACGCACAGTTCGCTGCCCAACGGCGGCCCCGGCTGGTCAAAGGACGGCGGCTTCAACCTGCAAACGCTCACCGTCACCGCCAAACCGCAGAAAGGCCCCGCGCAACCCGTCACGCTCAAGTTCACGAGGCGCCGCTCGCCCGATGACGCGCAGCCGGGCGCGACGCCGATCCCGTGGCAGGCGAAGTCGAAGCAGAATCGCGACCACCTCGCCGTGTTCGAGACCGACAAGCCGTTTGGCTTCGCGGAGGGCACGGAAATGGCCTTCACGATGAAGTTCCCGACGGGCTTCGACCGCAACCTCATCGGCCGGCTGCGCGTTGGCGTGACACGCGACGCGGGTTCCGCAGCGGACGCGCCCGCGCTCGTGCTCGCGAAGGATTTCGAAGCCGCGCAGTCGGCGTTCGGCGTCGACGCCGCGAAACGATCGGGCGCGCACAAGGAATCGCTCTCGAGGATGTATCGCACCACGGAGCCCGAGTGGCTCACGCTCAACGCCGCGGTGATGGAGCATCTTCGCAACGAGCCGCGCCCCAGGATGGTGAAGGCGCTCGTGTGCAGCGAGGGACTGCCCGCGATCCGGCTTCACACGCAGGGGCCGGATTTCTATGAGAAGACGTTCATGCTCAAGCGCGGCGACCTCGCGCAGAAAGTCGGCGAGGCTCGGCCGAGCTTCCTGCAAGTGCTCATGCGCGCGGCGGAGAACGACAAACGCTGGCTCGCCGATCCTCCGAAGGACTCGCGCACGCCGCGCCGCCGCGCCGCCCTTGCGCACTGGATCACCGACCCCCAGCACGGCGCGGGCAACCTGCTCGCGCGCGTCATCGTGAACCGCTTGTGGCAGCACCATCTCGGGCGCGGCATCGTCGCGACACCGAGCGACTTCGGCGCAACCGGCGCTGCCCCCACGCATCCCGAATTGCTCGACTGGCTCGCGGGCGAACTCATCCGCAACGGCTGGCGGCTCAAGCCGCTTCACAAGCTCATCATGATGAGCGCGGTTTATCAGCAAGACACCGCGACGGATCCGAAGCGTCTAAAGTCCGATCCGGACAACCAGCTTTGGTGGCACCGCCTGCCGCAGCGCCTCGAAGCCGAGATCATCCGCGACAACGTGCTCGCCGTGAGCGGCCGGCTCGACCCGACGATGTTCGGCGCGGGCACGCTCGACGAGGGCATGAAGCGCCGCAGCGTTTACTTCTTCATCAAGCGCAGCAAGCTCATCCCGATGATGGTGCAGTTCGACGCGCCCGACAGCCTGCAGGGGCTCGGCTTGCGCGTGAACACCACCGTCGCCCCGCAGGCGCTCTACATGATGAACAATCCGCACGTGCGCGCCAGCGCGGTGGACTTCGCGAAGAAACTCAAGCCGCTCGCGGAGCAGTCGCCCGAGGACGCCGTGAAGGCCGCCTACGCAACCGCGCTCGGCCGCGCGCCCTCGAAATCGGAACTCGCGGACGCCACGGGCTTCATCCACCTAGCCTGCACA
- a CDS encoding DUF1080 domain-containing protein produces the protein MKTTCWISLALAATAASALVIAAPQDKKVERKGVGYINTPSIPGTKWVVHDGDRPQPRIIKPGESFSHLAKPPSDATVLFDGTDLSQWTGGKTGTPGWKVENGHMEVVGGTGSIQTKGKFADFQLHLEFATPVEVKGEGQQRGNSGVLFNGIYEVQVLDSFGNQTYPDGQCAALYGQSPPLVNASKGPGQWQSYDIIFESPRWDENKQNIKKAAVTVIHNGVVVHHRREYLGNTPHLRTGNYNSPHAPEVFIQLQDHGNPMRFRNIWLRKLGEYDDNAGK, from the coding sequence ATGAAAACCACCTGCTGGATTTCCCTCGCTCTGGCCGCCACCGCCGCCTCGGCACTCGTCATCGCCGCGCCCCAAGACAAGAAGGTCGAGCGCAAAGGCGTGGGCTACATCAACACGCCATCCATCCCCGGCACCAAGTGGGTCGTGCACGACGGCGACCGCCCGCAACCGCGCATCATCAAGCCCGGCGAGAGCTTCAGCCACCTGGCCAAACCGCCGTCCGACGCCACGGTCCTTTTCGACGGCACCGACCTCAGCCAGTGGACCGGCGGCAAGACCGGCACGCCCGGCTGGAAGGTTGAGAACGGCCACATGGAAGTCGTCGGCGGCACCGGCAGCATCCAGACCAAGGGCAAGTTCGCCGATTTCCAGCTCCACCTCGAATTCGCCACACCCGTCGAGGTGAAGGGCGAGGGCCAGCAGCGGGGCAACAGCGGCGTGCTCTTCAACGGCATCTACGAAGTGCAGGTGCTCGACTCGTTCGGGAACCAAACCTACCCCGACGGCCAGTGCGCCGCGCTCTACGGCCAGTCACCGCCGCTCGTCAACGCGAGCAAAGGCCCCGGCCAGTGGCAGAGCTACGACATCATTTTCGAGTCACCGCGATGGGACGAGAACAAGCAGAATATCAAGAAGGCCGCGGTGACCGTCATCCACAACGGCGTGGTCGTGCATCACCGCCGCGAATACCTCGGCAACACGCCGCACCTGCGCACCGGCAACTACAACTCGCCGCACGCGCCGGAGGTGTTCATCCAGTTGCAGGACCACGGCAATCCGATGCGCTTCCGCAACATCTGGCTCCGCAAGCTCGGCGAATACGACGACAACGCGGGCAAGTAA